In the Mya arenaria isolate MELC-2E11 chromosome 11, ASM2691426v1 genome, one interval contains:
- the LOC128209093 gene encoding leucine-rich repeat-containing protein 74B-like has product MADVMVAVSGHGPEAAARRLSALTPVVEDDERDELVLQHPAFRHIEEDEVFLTETKTAEAETSTQKGADNQTDVDDVDCGESRDENGLNSDSEHYDEVYSDSNSESSDCESKEEDYETDLEFDEERWLYPERFDLDLTGKAKYIKTCEDMGISPTTYFIKHIQDRELKMKFHGLGPLRMKALSVPLQTNTNIEVLNLAGNAIDEPGAVCLTKVLRENFFITELVLAENKLGTEGGRAICEMLINNRNLYKVDLTANEIGDGAVPMICEVLYNNKLLKVLLLGNNQFEDEGARQLKAAISDNTTLEVLDLSWNNFKCKGANFLAEAVQENIGLKSFNMAMAGLGQDGAEALARALRENRTLLELDASLNRINVEGAISVARGVKENDTIKVLKLGSNPFDSKGAMVILEAVDMNDSSELQLLDFSNIMVKAGFARLAARLTEERGIRIVSEGVIPEVGRTNSARHNAFRSDPVGVFKAAAETASLDLGELMVPFMDEEYTVDIREFKTAINGAGLGLTVDQVNLVALRLSTDGRVQCRLLFDIPEREGGGSEGSREETLSSGRSEASGSAAGSRKSARSAR; this is encoded by the exons ATGGCTGACGTCATGGTGGCGGTCAGCGGCCACGGCCCGGAAGCGGCAGCAAGGCGCCTGAGCGCACTGACGCCCGTCGTGGAGGACGACGAACGGGACGAGCTAGTTCTCCAACATCCGGCCTTCCGTCACATCGAGGAAGACGAGGTGTTTCTTACCGAAACGAAAACAGCGGAAGCGGAAACGTCCACCCAAAAAGGGGCTGACAATCAAACTGACGTCGATGACGTCGATTGTGGTGAATCACGCGATGAGAACGGATTGAACAGTGACAGTGAACATTATGATGAAGTATACAGTGACAGTAACAGTGAAAGTTCCGACTGTGAGTCGAAGGAGGAGGATTATGAAACAGATCTCGAGTTTGACGAGGAAA GGTGGCTGTACCCAGAGCGGTTCGACCTCGACCTGACGGGGAAGGCCAAATATATAAAGACTTGTGAGGACATGGGCATCTCCCCGACAACATACTTCATCAAACACATACAG GATCGCGAGTTAAAGATGAAGTTCCACGGTCTTGGCCCGCTGCGGATGAAGGCCCTTTCCGTCCCCCTCCAG ACGAATACAAACATTGAGGTGCTGAATCTCGCGGGTAACGCCATTGACGAGCCCGGGGCTGTATGTCTCACCAAGGTGCTCAGGGAAAACTTCTTCATCACAGAACTT GTGCTGGCGGAAAACAAGCTGGGGACGGAGGGCGGCCGTGCGATATGTGAGATGCTCATTAACAACCGGAACTTGTACAAGGTCGACCTCACCGCCAACGAGATCGGGGACGGCGCTGTGCCCATGATCTGCGAAGTCctttat AACAACAAGCTGCTGAAAGTTCTGTTGCTCGGCAACAACCAGTTCGAGGACGAGGGTGCGCGGCAGCTGAAAGCCGCCATCTCGGACAACACGACACTCGAGGTGCTCGACCTCAGCTGGAACAACTTCAAGTGTAAGGGGGCAAACTTCCTCGCTGAGGCTGTGCAG GAGAATATCggattaaaaagttttaatatGGCGATGGCGGGCCTAGGGCAGGATGGAGCCGAAGCTCTGGCACGCGCGCTCCGAGAGAACCGGACGCTGCTGGAGCTGGACGCCAGCCTCAACCGAATAAACGTTGAAGGCGCCATCTCCGTGGCCAGGGGCGTCAAAGAGAACGACACCATTAAGGTCCTCAAG CTTGGGTCCAACCCGTTCGACTCCAAAGGCGCCATGGTGATCCTGGAGGCGGTGGACATGAACGACTCCAGCGAACTTCAGCTCCTCGACTTCAGT AACATCATGGTAAAGGCGGGTTTCGCGCGGCTGGCGGCCCGGCTAACGGAGGAGCGCGGTATCCGGATCGTTAGCGAGGGCGTCATTCCTGAAGTGGGTCGCACCAACAGCGCCAGACATAATG CGTTCCGGTCTGACCCGGTTGGGGTGTTCAAGGCGGCCGCAGAAACGGCGTCGCTGGATCTTGGGGAGCTGATGGTGCCGTTCATGGACGAGGAGTACACTGTCGACATCCGAGAGTTCAAAACGGCCATCAAT GGCGCGGGCCTTGGACTGACGGTCGATCAGGTGAACCTGGTGGCGCTACGCCTCTCAACGGACGGCCGCGTGCAGTGCAG ATTGTTGTTTGATATCCCGGAAAGAGAGGGTGGAGGGAGCGAGGGCAGCCGAGAGGAAACGCTATCCTCGGGTCGCTCAGAGGCGTCCGGTAGCGCAGCAGGTAGCCGGAAGTCAGCACGTTCCGCCAGGTGA